One Takifugu rubripes chromosome 2, fTakRub1.2, whole genome shotgun sequence genomic region harbors:
- the prkd3 gene encoding serine/threonine-protein kinase D3 isoform X3 gives MLWGLVRQGLKCEGCGLNYHKRCAFKIPNNCSGVRKRRLSNVSLPGPSLSVPRPASSENAVLLLDEQRSHQEAGKRILSWSGRPIWMEKMVLGRVKVPHTFAIHTYTRPTICQYCKRLLKGLFRQGMQCKDCRFNCHKRCASKVPRDCLGEVDFNGEPASPGPDSDTTMDTMEVDSSDLDGSRGLDDPEEPSTPDERMFEMDSPFLDREKDEEPIKTISPSTSSNIPLMRVVQSIKHTKRRSSTVVKEGWMVHYTSRDNLRKRHYWRLDSKSLSLFQNDTGAKFYKEIPLSEILQVEQSRDYSNLAQGSNPHCFEIITSTMVYYVGENNCSPYHNPALAASGVGMEVAQGWEKAIRQALMPVTPQPSVASAAGQGRDHKELSISISVSNSQIQENVDIASVYQIFSDEVLGSGQFGIVYGGKHRKSGRDVAIKVIDKMRFPTKQESQLRNEVAILQNLHHPGIVNLECMFETPERVFVVMEKLHGDMLEMILSSEKSKLPERITKFLVTQILVALRHLHFKNIVHCDLKPENVLLASAEPFPQVKLCDFGFARIIGEKSFRRSVVGTPAYLAPEVLRSKGYNRSLDMWSVGVIVYVSLSGTFPFNEDEDINDQIQNAAFMYPPNPWKDISAEATDLINNLLQVKMRKRYSVDKCLSHPWLQDYQTWLDLREFETRRGERYITHESDDARWEEYADEHSLVYPKHFIMAPNLDDMEEDP, from the exons ATGCTGTGGGGCCTCGTCCGACAGGGACTCAAATGTGAAG gATGTGGTTTAAACTATCACAAGCGCTGCGCCTTTAAGATTCCAAATAACTGCTCTGGGGTCAGGAAACGGCGATTGTCCAACGTCTCATTGCCTGGACCCTCCTTGTCCGTCCCCCGACCTGCGTCTAGTGAAAATGCCGTGCTCCTCCTGGATGAG CAGAGGTCTCACCAGGAGGCGGGGAAAAGGATCCTGTCCTGGAGTGGTCGGCCCATCTGGATGGAGAAGATGGTGCTGGGACGGGTGAAGGTGCCGCACACGTTTGCCATCCACACTTACACTCGTCCGACCATCTGTCAGTACTGCAAACGGCTGCTCAAGGGTCTGTTTCGCCAGGGCATGCAGTGTAAAG ACTGCAGATTCAATTGCCATAAGCGATGCGCTTCCAAGGTACCAAGAGACTGTTTGGGGGAGGTGGACTTTAATGGAG AGCCTGCCAGCCCCGGCCCGGACTCTGACACTACCATGGATACCATGGAGGTGGACAGCAGTGACTTGGATGGCAGCAGAGGACTGGACGATCCAGAGGAACCCTCCACGCCAGATGAAAGGATGTTTGAAATGGACTCTCCCTTCTTGGACCGAGAAAAGGATGAAGAGCCCATCAAGACAATTAG TCCTTCAACAAGCAGCAACATCCCTCTGATGCGGGTGGTCCAGTCCATCAAACACACCAAGAGGCGGAGCTCCACAGTGGTGAAGGAGGGCTGGATGGTTCATTACACCAGCAGAGACAATCTA CGGAAGAGACATTACTGGAGGCTGGATAGCAAGAGTCTGAGCCTATTCCAGAACGACACCGGTGCCAAATTTTACAAA GAAATCCCTCTGTCTGAGATCCTCCAGGTGGAACAGTCGCGGGACTACAGTAATCTGGCCCAGGGCAGCAACCCGCACTGTTTTGAGATCATTACATCCACCATGGTCTATTACGTGGGGGAGAACAACTGCAGTCCCTACCACAACCCGGCTCTGGCTGCCTCGGGGGTGGGCATGGAGGTGGCTCAGGGCTGGGAGAAGGCCATCAGACAGGCCCTGATGCCGGTCACCCCTCAGCCCAGCGTGGCCAGTGCTGCCGGCCAGGGCAGAGATCACA aaGAGCTGTCCATCAGCATATCAGTGTCCAACTCCCAGATCCAGGAGAATGTG GACATCGCTTCGGTGTACCAAATATTCTCCGATGAGGTGCTGGGATCGGGACAGTTCGGCATCGTTTACGGAG GCAAGCACAGAAAGAGTGGCAGGGATGTTGCCATCAAGGTTATTGACAAAATGAGATTTCCAACCAAGCAGGAGAGCCAGCTGAGGAACGAGGTGGCCATATTACAG AATCTGCACCACCCCGGCATCGTCAACCTGGAGTGCATGTTCGAAACCCCAGAGCGGGTCTTTGTCGTCATGGAGAAGCTGCACGGCGACATGCTGGAGATGATCCTGTCCAGTGAGAAAAGCAAGCTGCCGGAGCGAATCACCAAGTTCCTGGTCACGCAG ATCCTGGTGGCCTTAAGACATCTCCACTTCAAAAACATCGTTCACTGTGACTTGAAACCTGAGAATGTGCTACTGGCGTCAGCGGAGCCTTTTCCTCAG GTGAAGCTGTGTGACTTTGGCTTCGCCCGGATCATCGGCGAGAAGTCCTTCCGGCGGTCTGTGGTGGGCACCCCAGCCTACCTGGCCCCCGAGGTGCTGCGCAGTAAAGGCTACAACCGCTCCTTAGACATGTGGTCGGTGGGCGTCATTGTTTATGTCAGTCTGAGCGGGACGTTCCCTTTTAATGAAGACGAAGACATTAACGACCAGATCCAGAACGCTGCCTTCATGTACCCCCCTAATCCCTGGAAAGACATTTCTGCAGAGG CTACAGATCTGATCAACAATCTTCTCCAAGTCAAAATGAGGAAGAGGTACAGTGTTGACAAGTGTCTCAGCCATCCCTGGCTACAG GACTATCAGACCTGGCTGGACCTCAGGGAGTTTGAGACGCGGCGGGGCGAGCGCTACATCACCCACGAGAGCGACGACGCTCGCTGGGAGGAGTACGCAGACGAGCACAGTCTGGTTTACcccaaacatttcatcatggCCCCCAATCTGGACGACATGGAGGAGGACCCCTAG